GCCTCCCGATTTTCCCGGAATTGACCGATGAGCAGGTGGCGCACGTGATCGCCGCGGTTAATTCCTTCGCCGGGTGACCGATAAGCAAGTTTTCGGATGATCGGTTCCACGCACCTCAAAATCTGCGGCCTCACGACTGCGGCCGACGCCCATGCGGCGGTGGGCATCGGCGCGGACTATCTCGGCTTCGTGCTGCACCCGGCTTCGCCGCGGCACATCACGCTGGAGAAATTCGCGGCGCTCCGCCCCGAATTGCCCGCGCTGCCCAAGGTCGGCGTGCTGGTCTATTCCGACATGGCCGCGCTGGAGCAGGCGCGCGACGCAGGCTTCGACTACATCCAGCTGCATTTCCCGAATGAGACGCCGTTCTTCGAGGCAGCGCTGTGGACCGACATCATTTCACCGCAACAACTCTGGCTCGCGCCGCGCGTGCCGCCGGGACGCGAACTCGATTCGTGCTTCGTGCCGCTGGCCGACACCTTCTTGCTCGATGCCTACGATCCCAACCAGCATGGCGGCACCGGCAAGACCGGCGACTGGGCCGCTTTCGCGTGGCTGCAGGGCAAGTTCAAGAAAGTGCGCTGGGTCCTCGCCGGCGGCTTGAATCCCGGAAACGTCCGCGAGGCGCTCGCGAAGAGTCAGGCGAAATTCGTCGATGTGAACAGCGGCGTCGAGGCGTCACCCGGCGTGAAGGATCACGCGAAACTCGCCGCGCTGGCGGCGGCCTTGCGCGGCGATTGAGGCGTGGCGTGGGTCGCGCCCGCACTGCATTTGCAGGCTTGCGCGCGTTTTGTCGCTAAGAAAACTGCCGCGCGCACGTCGTCCCGTGATTCACATCCGTGCACCGTCCACCTCTCTCCCGTCATGCTGATCCGTTTCTCACCGCTCCGTCCGACCGTTTGGCTGGTTTGCTGTGCCGCGCTGCTTTCGTTGCCGGCTCGCGCCGCTGACAACGAAGCGCTCGAGAAGCGCTATCGCGAAGCCAACGCGAAGGTCGACGCCGGCGAATTCCAACCGGCGCTCGAAATCTACAACGAGATCCTCGAGACCGAGCCGAAGGCAGGCAATGTCTGGGTGATGCGCGGCATCGCGAAGTGGAAACTGAAAGACCTGAGCGGAGCGCGGGCCGATCTGGCCCAAGCCATCGCGCTCCATCCCGACAACCTCGACGCCTATCGCGTGCGCGGCCAGATGCGCTATGAAGCCGCCGACTACGCCAACAGCTTGGCCGATTTCACCAAGGCAATTGATACGCTGAAGAAAATTGTAGACCATGTCGACGAGAGCGTGCCCGGACAGGCGACTCAGGCACGCGAATTCCTGGCGGCGAACGCGGAGCTTTTCGGCATGCGGGCCGAGGTGGAAAACAAGCTCGGCGATCGCCCGTCGGCGATCCACGACCTGACGCGCGCGATCGAGTTGAAACCGGACTACACGGCGGCGTATTTCCTGCGCGCGCAGCTCTACGAGGCGGACGGCGAAACCACGGCGGCGGCGGAAGATTACACGAAGGTCATCGCGTTGAACCCGAAACACGCCGATGCGCTCAACAATCGGGCCTGGATTCGCTTCCACGAACGGAAGTGGGACGAAGCGATAGCGGATGCGAGGAAAGTGCTGGAATACGCACCGAAAGCCGACGCGACGCTGCGCGTGCTCGGCTATACGCAATTCGCCAAGGGCGACTACATCGAGGCTGGTCAAACACTCGCGGCGGCAGCGGATGCCGATTCGAGCTCGGGGGCGGCCTACGCGCTTTTCGTGCGGCACTACGCGATGCTCCGCGCGGGTGGGGCGGACAAACGTGTGGCCACCTCCTGGGGCAACTGGAAGGACGAGCCGTGGTTGCAGGCGCTGGCGAAATTCATCGCGGGGCAGATCGACGAAGACGCCCTTGAAACCGTAGCGAAGGACACGCGGGACGACGGCGAACTCGCCGGCCGCGCGTGCGAGATGCACTTCTACGTCGGACTCGCGCGCAAACAGGCGGGCGACAAATCGACCGCGCGCCTGCGTTTTCAATCGGCGCTCCAGACCGAGCAAAAGACCTACGTCGAATACACGCTGGCGCAGGCGGAGTTGCCCCGGACGAAGTGACGCGAGCGAGTGATTGAGCCGCGCCGCATTTCCGCCCAACTTCGCGCCGCATGAAATGGCTGCGTCCCACGCTTGGCTGGTTGATCGGAGCGACCGTCGTGTTGGCTTTCATCGGCTGCAGCGCTCCTCCGCGCCCGACGGCGATGCAGAGCACGCCACCGCCACCGCCACCACCTCCTCCTCCGCCACCGATGGCAATGCCCCAAGCGGGCAATCC
This window of the Candidatus Didemnitutus sp. genome carries:
- a CDS encoding phosphoribosylanthranilate isomerase: MIGSTHLKICGLTTAADAHAAVGIGADYLGFVLHPASPRHITLEKFAALRPELPALPKVGVLVYSDMAALEQARDAGFDYIQLHFPNETPFFEAALWTDIISPQQLWLAPRVPPGRELDSCFVPLADTFLLDAYDPNQHGGTGKTGDWAAFAWLQGKFKKVRWVLAGGLNPGNVREALAKSQAKFVDVNSGVEASPGVKDHAKLAALAAALRGD
- a CDS encoding tetratricopeptide repeat protein; this translates as MLIRFSPLRPTVWLVCCAALLSLPARAADNEALEKRYREANAKVDAGEFQPALEIYNEILETEPKAGNVWVMRGIAKWKLKDLSGARADLAQAIALHPDNLDAYRVRGQMRYEAADYANSLADFTKAIDTLKKIVDHVDESVPGQATQAREFLAANAELFGMRAEVENKLGDRPSAIHDLTRAIELKPDYTAAYFLRAQLYEADGETTAAAEDYTKVIALNPKHADALNNRAWIRFHERKWDEAIADARKVLEYAPKADATLRVLGYTQFAKGDYIEAGQTLAAAADADSSSGAAYALFVRHYAMLRAGGADKRVATSWGNWKDEPWLQALAKFIAGQIDEDALETVAKDTRDDGELAGRACEMHFYVGLARKQAGDKSTARLRFQSALQTEQKTYVEYTLAQAELPRTK